A genomic segment from Henckelia pumila isolate YLH828 unplaced genomic scaffold, ASM3356847v2 CTG_380:::fragment_1, whole genome shotgun sequence encodes:
- the LOC140871095 gene encoding uncharacterized protein: MRLGRKGKLAPRYIGPYAIVEKIGILAYRLDLPHSLSLIHDVFHMSMLRKYETDPSHVLRTEDMELDSSLSYVEQPMQILDRKDKQLRNKTIPLVLVQWSRHEKEEATGKLEERMRQE, from the coding sequence ATGAGACTTGGGCGTAAAGGGAAGTTAGCTCCTCGTTATATCGGCCCTTATGCgattgttgagaagattggtATTTTGGCTTATCGTTTGGACTTGCCGCATAGTTTATCCTtgatacatgatgtatttcacatgtctatgttgcggaagtatgAGACAGATCCATCTCATGTTTTGAGGACCGAAGATATGGAGTTGGACAGTTCTCTTAGCTATGTTGAGCAGCCAATGCAGATTTTAGATCGCAAGGATAAACAACTGAGGAACAAGACGATTCCTTTAGTTTTGGTTCAGTGGAGTAGACATGAGAAAGAAGAGGCTACTGGGAAGTTAGAGGAAAGAATGCGTCAGGAATGA
- the LOC140871096 gene encoding secreted RxLR effector protein 161-like, with the protein MKDLGLCDIILGIKVFRTPAGFILSQTHYVEKVLERFNATNRSPARTPMDLGTHLAKHRGKAVSQLEYARVIGSLMYLTNCTRPNLVYTVNKLSRFTSNPSEDHWKTLMKVLGYLKYTSSYGIVYKKYPAVLEGFYDANWISDTKDSKSTSGYVFTIGGGAVSWRSSKQTCIARSTVQSEFIALDKAGEEVEWLRNFLEDIPYWNKPVSSITIYCDNQSAIGRAQSSML; encoded by the coding sequence atgaaggatttgggattgtgtgatATTATTCTAGGGATTAAAGTTTTTAGAACTCCTGCTGGATTTATTTTATCCCAAACTCATTATGTAGAAAAGGTTCTTGAACGATTTAATGCCACAAATCGTTCTCCGGCTAGAACACCTATGGATTTGGGTACACATTTAGCCAAACATAGAGGAAAAGCTGTTTCACAATTGGAATATGCAAGGGTGATAGGAAGTTTGATGTACTTAACTAACTGTACACGTCCTAATCTTGTATATACAGTAAACAAACTTAGTCGgttcacaagtaatccaagtgaGGATCATTGGAAAACATTAATGAAagtgcttggatatttgaaatacacttcAAGTTATGGAATAGTGTATAAAAAATATCCTGCGGTCCTAGAAGGATTTTatgatgcaaattggatttctgacacGAAAGACTCCAAGTCTACTAGTGGATATGTGTTTACAATTGGTGGAGGAGCGGTGTCATGGAGATCCTCTAAACAAACTTGTATAGCTCGGTCAACTGTGCAGTCCGAGTTCATTGCTTTAGATAAAGCTGGTGAAGAAGTCGAGTGGCTTCGAAACTTTTTAGAAGATATTCCATATTGGAATAAACCGGTGTCTTCCATTACTATTTATTGTGACAATCAGTCAGCAATAGGAagagcacaaagtagtatgttGTGA